The stretch of DNA CCTATCGCTGGCGTGGCGGTGGCGGCTAGACCCGAGGCGAGCAGCAGGCGGCGGGAAACTTCGGTCATCATCGTCTCCGGGAGAGGCTCAGGCAGCGGGCTGGCCGAACGAGGGCGGTCGGTCGGCGAGCTTCGCGCCGAATGCAGGGTTCGGCGTGGCGGACATGGTGAAACGGAGCGTGCCGCCAGTCGCGAGATCGGCGTGGGATATCCAGCTCTTGGTCCACGGCTTGCCGTTCCACTGGACCGCCGCGACGTAGGGCGTGTCGGCGCGGTTGCCGGGGGCTTCGACGACCAGCTTGCGACCCTTGCCGACGCGGACTTCGGCGTGGGTGAACAGCGGCGAACCGAACACGTAGACCGCCGCCACCGGATCGACCGGGTAGAAGCCGAGTGCGGACATCACGAACCACGCGCTCATCTGGCCGCAATCGTCGTTGCCGATGATCCCGTCGGGTGCGTTGCGGTACATCGTGTCGAGCAGCTTGCGGACCAGCGCCTGCGTCTTCCACGGCTGGCCGACATAGGCGTAGAGATAGGGCACGTGCTGATCGGGTTCGTTGCCGTGCGCGTATTGGCCGAGCAGCCCGGAGATGTCCGGCGGCGCGTCCTTCGGCAGCGTCGACGGTGCGGTGAACAGCGCGTCGAGCCGTGCAGCGAATTTCGCGTCGCCGCCGAAATGCGCGATCTGGCCGTAGAGGTCGTGCTGGTTCAGGAACGTGGTCTGCCAGCCGTTCGCCTCGGTGAAGTCGCGGTAGCGCTTGGTGTGGCTGAGCTGGATCGGGTCGTAGGGCGTCAGCCAACTGCCGTCGGCGAGCTTTGGCCGCGCTAAGCCGATCGTGGGATCGAGCACGTTGCGGTAGTTGCGGCTGCGGAGACGCAGGCGGTCGGCGTCGTCTTTCGCGCCGGCCTTCTGCGCGAGCGTGGCCATCGCCCAGTCGTCATAGGCGTATTCCTGAGTCCGGCTGACCGACTCGTCGACCGTATCGGCAGGGAGGTAGCCGCGCTCGATATACGTGCCACGTGCGCGACTGTTGACCAGATCGGGCGCCGCGGGATCGAACGCGCGCGTACGGATCGCGGGCCATGCCGCGGCATAGTCGGCGTCGATGCCCTTTGACGCGGCCTCGGCCATGATCGCGACCGAATGCCAGCCGATCATCGTGCCGGTCTCTACCCCCTGGAGCGGCCAGCAGGGCGGGCCGTACGCACTTTGCTGCGTCTGGCGGATCAGGTCGCGGACCAGCGATTTCGCGCGGTCGGGGGCGACCAGCGTCAGCAGCGGGTGGAGCGTGCGATACGTGTCCCAGGTCGAATAGGTGCTGTACGCCTGTTCGCCGGCGGGCACGCTATGGATCTCGCGATCGAGCCCGATATAGCGGCCGTCGACGTCGGAGAAGAGCGTCGGGGCGATCATCGCGTGATAGAGCGCGGTGGTCATGATGACGCGCGCATCGTCGGTGCCGCCCTCGACCTTCACGACCTTCAGCGTGTCGGCCCAGGTTCGGATCGCCTGACGCCGCGCGATGTCGAAGTCGCGGAAATAGGACGCGGCGAGGTTGGTGCGGGCGCCGGCCATGTCGACTGCCGAGACGGCGGTGCGGACGACGATCGGCGCTTTTCCGGCGTCGTCATAGTGCAGAACTGCCCGGACGCGGTCTGCGGTGACGATCGCGCCGTTGACGCTTTGCTCGCCGGCGTGGAGCGTGATCCGGTCGGGCTTGGGTGAGACGTGCATCGCGAAATGGATGCGGCGGCCCTTGGCCCAGCGGAACGTGCGGCGGCTGCCGGTGAGCGTGCCGTCGGTATCGAGTTCGATCCGGCTCTCGTCGATCAGCGGACCCTCGCCGGGGCGGCTGTCGCGGTAGTTGCCGAGGTCGACCAGGAGATGGCCGGGGCCGGCGGGGAAGTGGTGACGCTGCCACCCGACGCGCGTCTCGGCGGTCAGTTCGGAGCGGACGCCGTTGCCGAGCGTGACGGCGTAATAGCCGGGCTCGGTGACCTCCTGCGTGTAGGTCTGGCGATAGCCTTCGCCGGGCTTGTCGGGTGCGCCGGGCAACAGCTTCACGGCGCCGCGACCGGGGACGACCAGCACGTCCATCAGGTCGGCGATGCCGGTGCCCGACAGATGCGTGTGCGAGAAGCCCATCATGGTCGGGTCGCCGTGATGATAGCCTGAGCAGTTCGCCCAATTCTCGGTATCGGTATCGGGGCTGACCTGGACCATGCCGAACGGCATCGTCGCGCCGGGATAGGTATGGCCGTCGCCGCCGGTGCCGATCCAGAGGTCGGGTTTTGCTTGTGCCGAGCGCGCGGCGGCGGGGACCGCACCGGCGATCGCCAGCGCACCGCTGGAGCCTAGCAGGGCGCGCCTGGTAATCTTCATAATGCGCTCGCCAATAGTGCGGGGCGGGTGTTGGCAAGCTGAACGATCAGTTCTCCGAACAGCCCGTTGGCCCAGGCGAACCAGGAGCGGGTGAACTTGGCGGGATCGTCCTTGTCGAACGCCTCGTGGATGAAGCCGGTGTCGGCATCGGTGTCGCGCAGCATACGCAGGCACGCGCGGACCGTGGCATCGTCGGCGCCCGCCAGCGCGCGGACAATCAGCGACATCGGCCAGATCTGGCCGAGCCCGACATGCGGTCCGCCGATTCCCTCGGCCTTGCTGCCCTTAAAGAAATACGGGTTTGCGTCGCTCCAAGCGGCTTGCGCGGTGCGGCGCCAGAGCGGATCGGTGGCGGGGACGCAGCCCATATAGGCGAGCGCGGAGAGCGACGGCACGTTGGCGTCGTCCATGAAGATCGCGTTGCCGAAGCCGTCGACTTCGTATGCCCAGACCTCGCGGCCGTCACGCAACCGCATGCGGCCGTGTGCGACGAGGGCCGCCTCGACTTCGTTCGCGAGCGCGGTCGCATCGGCGGCGAGCGCGGTGTCGTGACGCGCTTCGCTCGCGACGACCGCAAGTTCGCGCAGGGTGGTGACCGCGAACAGGTTGGACGGGATCAGATACGGGTAGACGCAGGAATCGTCCGACGGGCGGAAGCCGCACTGGATCAGGCCGTTGGGCTTGGCGGGATTGCCCCAGCCTTCGAGCGCCATCGTCTCGGTGTTGCGGTTCGAGGATCGGAGGAAGCTGTAGGGGCCGCGACCGTCCTTGCGCTGTTGCTCACGGTAGGTGCGGATGCTCGCGCGCGCCGCCTCGGCCCAGGTCGCGTCGAACGGCGTCGCGTCGCGCGTCGCCTGCCAATAACCGTATGCTAGCCGCATCGGATAGCAGAGCGAGTCGATCTCCCATTTGCGCTCCGCCACGCCGGGTTTCATCTCGGTCTGGTCCTTCAGCGCCCAGCTGAGGTCGGTCTTGGCGGTCGGGCTTTCCATGAACGCGTTGGCGTAGGGGTCGATCAGGATCGACCGCGACTGGCGTGCGATCAGGCCGCGGAAGAGCGTGCGCAACGCGGGATCGTCGCGGACGAGATGGAGATACGGACGGACTTGCGCGGAGGAGTCGCGGAGCCAGAGGCAGGGGATGTCGCCGGTGATGACGAACGCATCGGGCGCGCCGCCGATGGTCGACATGCGGACGGTGGTGTCGAGCGTGTTCGGGTAGCAGTTGCCGAACATCCAGCGCAGCTTCGGGTCGCCGATACGGGCCGAGACGCGCGCGATCTCGCGTTCGACCGAGCGGCTGGTGAAGTTGCGGTCGGCGAGCGCGGGGCGCTTGCTGGGGAGCGAGGGGCGGGCGGCGAAGGCGGGCGTGCCGACGAGCGCGAGGCCCCCGGCCACGCCGCCCGCCATGACGGTGCGGCGGTCCATGGTCGACGCGCTCACTTTGGCAACTCCACCGTCGTGCCGGTGATCGTCAGGTCACTCCACTGGCCTGCGCCGTCGCCGGGCTGGCCGCCGCCGATGTAGAGGCGATAGGCGCCGGGGACGATCGTCCGCGTGCCGTCGCGGGCGACGCTGCTCATCGATCGCGGATCGATCGTGATCGGCAAACGCTGCGCGACTGGCCGGGCTTCAGCGCGACGCGGCCGAAGCCGACGAGCTGGCGCTGGAGGACGGGGGTGGTCGATCCGCCGGCCTTCGCGGCGGGCGCTATGAGATAGGCCTGGACCACTTCTTCGCCGGCGCGGTTGCCCGAGTTGGAGAGCTTGGCGGTAACGGTGAGCGGTTGTCCGGCCGCAACGCTGAGGGCTGGCTTCGTCGCGGAATAGGCGAAGTTGGTGTAGCTCAGGCCGTGCCCGAAGCCCCAGAGCGGTGTACCGGTGAAGTAGCGGTAGGTGCGCTCCTTCATGGTGTAATCGGTGAAGGCGGGCAGGTCGCTGGTGGTCTTGTAGAAGGTGACGGGGAGGCGGCCGGACGGGTTGTTGAGCCCCGCCAGCGTCTCGGCGATCGCGGTGCCGCCGGACTGGCCGGGATACCAGGCGGCGAGGATTGCGTCGGCCGATGCCGGGTCGACCGCGACTGCGCTGCCGCTGGTGAGGACGAGGACGATGGGCTTGCCGGTGGCCTTCAGCGCTTCGAGCAGGCGGACCTGTGCGAGCGGCAGGCCGATGTCGGTGCGGTCGCCGCCGACGAAGCCGGGGACGCTGACCGAGAGCGCTTCGCCTTCGAGATCGGGTGACAGGCCCATCACCGCGACGATGACGTCGGCGTCGCGGGCGGTCGCTACGGCCTGGTCGAGCAACGGCTGTGCGGGGGGGCTCCAGAGCAGGCGGATGCCTTCGTCGTCGCTGCGGTGATCGAGTTCGAGGCGGAACGGGACGGGCTTGCCGTCGCTGGTCAGCGTGACCTCGACACGGCCCTTCTTGACCTCGCCGGCGGAGAGCTGGCGATCGCCGATCCAGAGCCGGACCGCGTCGTGCGTCGAGCAATCCTTCCAGCAGGCGGGGACATCGACGACCAGCGGATAGGTGCCGGCGGCGGGGGGCGTGAACGTGCCGGTCCAGCGGACGCCGAACGTCTTGGCGAGGCCGGGGGCGGGGCTCGCGCGGTTGTGGTCGATGTCGATGTGGCGATCGGTGCGCGTCAGGGTCGGGGCGCCGACGCCGGCCTGCGCCGCGAAATACTCGGTCTTCAGGCCGCCGGCGAAGACGGTTTCGGGGACGGGTACGGCGGCGCCATCGGCGAGCGAGGAGCCTTGCGCGTACCGGACGTTGGCGGCGCCGAACTGCTTGCGGATGCCCTCCAGCGGGGTGACGGGCGCGACCGCGGTGCCATGGTAATTGCCTTGCAGCACGCCGAGATCGTCCGCGTCCGCGCCGATCACCGCGATCCGGCTGCCGGGTTTCAGCGGCAGGCGGTTCGCGTCGTTCTTCAGCAGGACGATCGATTTCCGCGCGGCGTCGAGTGCGAGCGCGCGGTGCGCGGGGGTGTCGACCTGGTCGGTGCCGATGCTGCGCCACGGATTGGCCGCGCCGAAGACGGTGCCGAGCGCGCGGCGGGCTTCGAGCGAGCGGATCAGTGCGGTGTCGACTTCGGCTTCGGTGAC from Sphingomonas faeni encodes:
- a CDS encoding GH92 family glycosyl hydrolase, producing the protein MKITRRALLGSSGALAIAGAVPAAARSAQAKPDLWIGTGGDGHTYPGATMPFGMVQVSPDTDTENWANCSGYHHGDPTMMGFSHTHLSGTGIADLMDVLVVPGRGAVKLLPGAPDKPGEGYRQTYTQEVTEPGYYAVTLGNGVRSELTAETRVGWQRHHFPAGPGHLLVDLGNYRDSRPGEGPLIDESRIELDTDGTLTGSRRTFRWAKGRRIHFAMHVSPKPDRITLHAGEQSVNGAIVTADRVRAVLHYDDAGKAPIVVRTAVSAVDMAGARTNLAASYFRDFDIARRQAIRTWADTLKVVKVEGGTDDARVIMTTALYHAMIAPTLFSDVDGRYIGLDREIHSVPAGEQAYSTYSTWDTYRTLHPLLTLVAPDRAKSLVRDLIRQTQQSAYGPPCWPLQGVETGTMIGWHSVAIMAEAASKGIDADYAAAWPAIRTRAFDPAAPDLVNSRARGTYIERGYLPADTVDESVSRTQEYAYDDWAMATLAQKAGAKDDADRLRLRSRNYRNVLDPTIGLARPKLADGSWLTPYDPIQLSHTKRYRDFTEANGWQTTFLNQHDLYGQIAHFGGDAKFAARLDALFTAPSTLPKDAPPDISGLLGQYAHGNEPDQHVPYLYAYVGQPWKTQALVRKLLDTMYRNAPDGIIGNDDCGQMSAWFVMSALGFYPVDPVAAVYVFGSPLFTHAEVRVGKGRKLVVEAPGNRADTPYVAAVQWNGKPWTKSWISHADLATGGTLRFTMSATPNPAFGAKLADRPPSFGQPAA
- a CDS encoding glycoside hydrolase family 125 protein, with product MDRRTVMAGGVAGGLALVGTPAFAARPSLPSKRPALADRNFTSRSVEREIARVSARIGDPKLRWMFGNCYPNTLDTTVRMSTIGGAPDAFVITGDIPCLWLRDSSAQVRPYLHLVRDDPALRTLFRGLIARQSRSILIDPYANAFMESPTAKTDLSWALKDQTEMKPGVAERKWEIDSLCYPMRLAYGYWQATRDATPFDATWAEAARASIRTYREQQRKDGRGPYSFLRSSNRNTETMALEGWGNPAKPNGLIQCGFRPSDDSCVYPYLIPSNLFAVTTLRELAVVASEARHDTALAADATALANEVEAALVAHGRMRLRDGREVWAYEVDGFGNAIFMDDANVPSLSALAYMGCVPATDPLWRRTAQAAWSDANPYFFKGSKAEGIGGPHVGLGQIWPMSLIVRALAGADDATVRACLRMLRDTDADTGFIHEAFDKDDPAKFTRSWFAWANGLFGELIVQLANTRPALLASAL
- a CDS encoding glycoside hydrolase family 3 C-terminal domain-containing protein, which encodes MIWLLLASADPVATAVAQMSLEQKAAQLQSTVPADPKAGLPAYDWWNEGLHGLARNGHATVFPQAIGMAATWDTALVAKIGDVVATEARARFNAQDVGANRKIYEGLTIWSPNINIFRDPRWGRGQETYGEDPYLTGRLGVAFIGGLQGPDPLHPKVIATPKHFAVHSGPEAGRDSFDVDPSPYDLEATYFPAFRLAVTEGKAQSLMCAYNSIHGVPACASAPLMIDRLRRDWGFKGFTVSDCDAVANIYLYHHYRLDGPAAAAAAIKGGTDLNCGNAYAGLPAAVRQGLVTEAEVDTALIRSLEARRALGTVFGAANPWRSIGTDQVDTPAHRALALDAARKSIVLLKNDANRLPLKPGSRIAVIGADADDLGVLQGNYHGTAVAPVTPLEGIRKQFGAANVRYAQGSSLADGAAVPVPETVFAGGLKTEYFAAQAGVGAPTLTRTDRHIDIDHNRASPAPGLAKTFGVRWTGTFTPPAAGTYPLVVDVPACWKDCSTHDAVRLWIGDRQLSAGEVKKGRVEVTLTSDGKPVPFRLELDHRSDDEGIRLLWSPPAQPLLDQAVATARDADVIVAVMGLSPDLEGEALSVSVPGFVGGDRTDIGLPLAQVRLLEALKATGKPIVLVLTSGSAVAVDPASADAILAAWYPGQSGGTAIAETLAGLNNPSGRLPVTFYKTTSDLPAFTDYTMKERTYRYFTGTPLWGFGHGLSYTNFAYSATKPALSVAAGQPLTVTAKLSNSGNRAGEEVVQAYLIAPAAKAGGSTTPVLQRQLVGFGRVALKPGQSRSVCRSRSIRDR